One Fusarium falciforme chromosome 12, complete sequence DNA window includes the following coding sequences:
- a CDS encoding CBM1 domain-containing protein, translating to MRVSTFSTVLAGLVASTAAQSDLDPSVWKNLESLPQSKRVFPDHLSNRPVKRQSGWNPPSNLKTPLEEVWKHYESTYGPKGVDDNQNWGFHQIMANKGFLNICVRWDSKKTVTAAQRTKIASKYNEQYQKWFKWLYGYNGFPYENVKVNIVGWAVKDKSLLQGSTDGLDIYTGLDADGIPMCDIGCARDAHLDGDYSGCKAGADRHFDHSLWLTDGLEGGYGWSWGQQVGSEYMLNNLDSDSVHILLHEMGHTFGLDDFYDWTPTGVSNFIMLAGSSMEITDFDGWMYRNWWYYLSQKNGWATGSSSSSSNSASPVSSATKPSTTKASSTKAPATKPTTTKPAAVKTTAAAKPSATSVPSGSSGAAVSAYGQCGGNSWTGATKCASGLKCIKHNDYYSQCVPA from the exons ATGCGTGTCTCTACTTTCTCCACTGTCCTCGCCGGCCTTGTCGCCTCGACTGCCGCCCAATCCGATCTCGATCCCTCGGTCTGGAAGAATCTTGAGAGCCTCCCCCAATCCAAGCGTGTCTTTCCCGACCACCTCAGCAACCGTCCTGTCAAGCGCCAGTCGGGCTGGAACCCGCCTTCGAACCTGAAGACTCCTCTTGAGGAGGTCTGGAAGCACTATGAGTCTACCTACGGACCTAAGGGCGTTGATGACAACCAGAACTGGGGTTTCCACCAGATCATGGCCAACAAGGG TTTCCTCAACATCTGTGTCAGATGGGACTCCAAGAAGACCGTGACTGCTGCCCAGCGAACCAAGATTGCTAGCAAGTACAACGAGCAGTATCAGAAGTGGTTCAAGTGGCTCTATGGCTACAACGGCTTCCCCTACGAAAACGTCAAGGTCAACATCGTGGGCTGGgctgtcaaggacaagagccTGCTACAGGGCTCGACCGACGGCCTTGATATCTACACTGGCCTCGATGCTGATGGCATCCCCATGTGCGATATTGGATGCGCTCGTGACGCTCACCTCGATGGTGACTACAGCGGCTGCAAGGCTGGGGCTGACCGTCACTTCGACCACTCTCTCTGGCTGACTGACGGTCTCGAGGGCGGTTACGGATGGTCGTGGGGACAGCAGGTTGGATCTGAGTACATGTTGAACAACCTCGACTCTGATTCTGTCCATATTCTGCTGCACGAGATG GGCCACACCTTTGGATTAGATGACTTCTACGACTGGACCCCTACTGGAGTTAGCAACTTTATCATGCTTGCCGGTTCCTCTATGGAAATCACCGACTTTGACGGTTGGATGTACCGCAACTGGTGGTACTACCTGTCTCAGAAGAACGGCTGGGCCACtggaagcagcagcagcagcagcaactctGCTTCTCCAGTCTCCAGTGCTACCAAGCCCTCTACCACCAAGGCTTCTTCGACCAAGGCTCCTGCTACCAAGCCTACTACCACCAAGCCTGCTGCTGTCAAGACCACCGCTGCCGCCAAGCCTTCTGCCACTTCTGTTCCCTCTGGCTCTTCTGGCGCTGCGGTTTCTGCGTACGGTCAATGCGGTGGAAACAGCTGGACTGGTGCTACCAAGTGCGCTTCTGGTCTTAAATGCATCAAGCACAACGACTACTACTCCCAGTGTGTTCCCGCTTAA
- a CDS encoding Alpha-L-rhamnosidase: protein MAETTDLQVFPGATWTASNGRHIQAHGGGFLKVGATWYWHGEDKTQGTCFQNINCYSSNDLAQWKYEGPVLSRQGSGDLGPGRLVERPKVIYNKLTNKYVMWMHIEDQEYKDAKVGVAVCDTVTGRFQYRGSLRPLGFESRDIGVFVDDDDKAYLMSEDRPNGLRIYELSNDYLSVTKMLHLFPEHLESPATIKRNGIYYLLASQLTGWELNDNMYTTSTSLTGPWEPWKLFAEAGTATYGSQVTFILNLGSSVLYMGDRWEHPPLPRSTYVWLPLNISGRTVTLENIDSFVLDARAGGTRDAIPFTMYKPDNENAATASKVTFESRETVSRLTLAIQYTSSFEKEQNLVVAVDGLTCKLAFLPSATPDTLAVTTLHMRGEIPPGQHCFEVVDQGFEPSGLSIRGLVVPNV, encoded by the exons ATGGCTGAAACAACCGACCTTCAAGTATTCCCAG GGGCTACATGGACTGCCAGCAACGGACGGCACATCCAGGCCCACGGCGGAGGCTTCCTCAAAGTGGGAGCCACGTGGTATTGGCATGGCGAGGACAAGACACAAGGCACATGCTTCCAGAACATCAACTGCTACAGTAGCAATGACCTTGCGCAGTGGAAGTATGAGGGCCCTGTTCTGAGCCGTCAGGGGTCTGGCGACCTAGGCCCTGGTCGTCTTGTGGAGCGTCCGAAGGTCATTTACAACAAGTTGACCAACAAATATGTCATGTGGATGCATATTGAAGACCAGGAGTACAAGGATGCCAAAGTGGGTGTCGCAGTCTGCGATACCGTCACTGGTCGTTTTCAGTACAGGGGAAGCCTCCGACCTCTAGGCTTTGAGAGCCGTGACATCGGGGTTTttgttgacgacgatgataaAGCTTACCTGATGAGCGAAGAT CGTCCCAATGGACTTCGCATTTACGAGCTGTCTAACGACTATCTCTCCGTCACCAAGATGCTCCACCTGTTCCCAGAGCATCTAGAGAGCCCTGCCACGATTAAGCGGAATGGCATCTACTATCTGCTCGCTTCGCAGCTCACTG GCTGGGAGCTCAACGACAACATGTACACGACCTCAACATCTTTGACTGGACCATGGGAGCCTTGGAAGCTCTTTGCTGAGGCCGGAACAGCCACCTACGGCTCACAAGTCACCTTTATTCTGAATTTGGGGTCGTCTGTGCTGTACATGGGAGACCGCTGGGAGCATCCTCCGCTACCACGTAGTACATACGTGTGGCTGCCACTCAACATCAGTGGTCGGACCGTCACCCTGGAGAATATCGACAGCTTTGTCCTGGATGCTAGAGCCGGCGGGACCAGAGATGCCATCCCATTTACCATGTATAAACCTGACAACGAGAACGCCGCCACCGCTTCCAAGGTTACTTTTGAGAGCCGAGAAACGGTTAGCAGATTGACCTTGGCTATTCAGTACACTAGCTCTTTTGAGAAGGAGCAAAACCTCGTCGTAGCAGTTGACGGTCTCACATGCAAGCTGGCTTTTCTTCCCAGCGCGACCCCGGATACCTTGGCGGTCACAACTCTTCATATGAGAGGAGAGATTCCTCCTGGTCAACACTGTTTTGAGGTTGTGGATCAAGGATTTGAACCGTCGGGCCTTTCAATTAGGGGACTCGTTGTTCCCAATGTATAG
- a CDS encoding Alpha-L-rhamnosidase, whose translation MAVFISKVTFEHHRDALGIGEPRPRISWRFGGNVVDWEQNAYDLEIRRGALASYHVSSNDSLLVPWPESPLASRESAEVRVRAHGQPGRASTPWSAWATVEAGLLDEVSWGGAIAIAASWKIEHDKPKRPVYFRKSFDLNSRGLCVARLYITALGLYEAHINGERVGDHVLAPGLQSYHHRHVYNTFDVSGLLHDGRNVIQVTVAEGWYCGRLFSFDPSVTRNHWGDKIGLLSLLHVTLADGSIVKVQTDSSWTASTGPLVDSQIYDGEVYDSRLESSLTEAADDDNNWAAVIELPRIKGALMSPDAPPVRRIEERKPVRIWTSPKGKLLADFGQNLAGWVRIKISGQSGDQVSISHAEVIEDEEIAILPLRSAKARDTFTLNGQDSQVLEPRFSYHGFRYIQIDGWPETDTFDETSVTAVVVHSDLEQTGWFHCSNPLLNQFHQNVRWSMKGNFISIPTDCPQRDERIGWTGDVTAFAATANFLHDCSGFWRGWHRDAWAEMQRDGSMNVPHYVPITAPDRPIEGNWPPVPTAIWGDVAVAGPWQAWQAYGDLDMLEEQYEQAQAWLDIGVDREASGLWNKQGYQWGDWLDPLAPESDAGAATTDKHFVADAYLIGMTDVVARMSRSLNKMNQVIKYEEQAVKLRQAFRDTWLTDGEPRDRTQTAYSLMLYFDVLVDEYDRMKAANALREIISKNEYLVGTGFAGTWTLGHSLRKVGATQDFYKMLLQTRVPSWLYQVVQGATTTWERWDSLLPDGSVNGCGMTSFNHYAFGSVADWIHGTVGGLRQGCPGWKEAIVAPVPGGIVMSAETRYVSGYGTVDVQWWIEEGEEAAGRKGFHLKVTIPPNSKARVVMPGGGETFEIGSGFYEFHDPHYSLSKGDQS comes from the coding sequence ATGGCAGTCTTCATATCCAAGGTCACTTTTGAACATCACCGCGATGCCCTTGGAATAGGCGAGCCACGGCCTCGTATCTCATGGCGCTTCGGCGGCAATGTCGTTGACTGGGAACAAAACGCCTATGATCTCGAAATCAGACGAGGAGCTCTCGCATCATATCACGTCTCCAGCAATGACTCTTTGCTGGTTCCATGGCCTGAAAGCCCATTAGCCTCACGCGAGTCCGCGGAGGTTCGTGTTCGTGCCCATGGCCAGCCTGGGCGGGCTTCAACTCCGTGGTCTGCGTGGGCTACAGTCGAAGCCGGCCTTCTTGACGAGGTGAGCTGGGGCGGTGCGATAGCTATCGCTGCCTCTTGGAAGATTGAGCACGATAAGCCCAAGAGACCTGTCTACTTCCGCAAGTCTTTCGATCTCAACTCAAGAGGCCTATGCGTAGCACGACTCTATATCACTGCACTCGGTCTTTATGAAGCTCACATCAACGGCGAGCGTGTGGGAGATCATGTCCTGGCACCTGGCCTACAGTCTTACCATCATCGACATGTTTACAACACCTTTGATGTCAGCGGCCTGTTACACGATGGCCGTAATGTCATTCAAGTCACTGTTGCCGAAGGATGGTATTGCGGAAGACTGTTCAGCTTCGATCCCAGTGTGACACGGAACCACTGGGGGGACAAGATTGGCCTTCTGTCATTGCTACATGTCACTCTCGCAGATGGTTCCATCGTCAAGGTTCAAACAGACTCGTCGTGGACTGCCAGCACAGGACCGTTGGTCGACTCTCAGATATACGACGGCGAAGTATACGATTCCAGACTAGAATCTTCTTTGACAGAGGCGGCTGATGATGACAACAATTGGGCCGCAGTCATTGAGCTGCCTCGCATCAAGGGAGCCCTAATGTCGCCGGATGCTCCGCCAGTACGCCGGATCGAAGAACGAAAGCCAGTCCGAATCTGGACCTCTCCTAAGGGCAAGCTCCTCGCAGACTTTGGTCAGAACTTAGCAGGATGGGTTCGCATCAAAATCAGCGGTCAGTCTGGTGACCAAGTTTCCATCTCTCACGCGGAAGtcatcgaggacgaggagattgCCATCCTCCCCTTGCGCTCTGCCAAGGCACGCGACACATTCACCCTCAACGGCCAGGACAGCCAAGTACTGGAGCCTCGATTTTCTTACCATGGTTTTCGCTACATACAGATCGACGGCTGGCCAGAAACAGATACGTTCGACGAAACTTCTGTCACTGCAGTGGTGGTCCATTCTGACTTAGAACAAACGGGTTGGTTCCATTGCAGTAACCCGCTTCTCAACCAATTTCACCAGAATGTTCGCTGGTCAATGAAGGGAAACTTTATCTCTATACCGACCGACTGCCCTCAGCGTGATGAACGAATTGGATGGACGGGCGATGTTACGGCTTTTGCCGCCACAGCAAATTTCTTGCATGACTGCTCCGGCTTCTGGCGAGGCTGGCACCGAGATGCTTGGGCTGAGATGCAACGAGATGGATCCATGAATGTTCCTCACTATGTCCCCATCACAGCGCCTGACCGACCTATCGAAGGAAACTGGCCACCGGTTCCCACAGCTATCTGGGGTGACGTCGCTGTCGCCGGTCCCTGGCAAGCTTGGCAGGCTTACGGGGACTTGGACATGCTGGAAGAGCAGTATGAACAGGCTCAAGCTTGGCTCGATATCGGTGTCGATCGAGAGGCATCAGGTCTCTGGAACAAGCAAGGGTACCAATGGGGTGACTGGCTGGACCCTTTGGCTCCCGAGTCAGACGCTGGGGCAGCTACCACGGACAAGCACTTTGTTGCAGACGCCTACTTGATCGGCATGACTGATGTTGTCGCACGAATGTCAAGAAGCCTGAACAAGATGAATCAGGTCATAAAGTATGAGGAGCAGGCCGTCAAGCTACGTCAAGCCTTTAGGGATACCTGGCTGACGGACGGCGAGCCTCGCGATCGAACTCAGACGGCCTACTCTTTGATGCTGTACTTTGACGTCTTGGTAGATGAATATGACCGCATGAAAGCAGCAAACGCTCTCCGCGAGATTATTTCCAAGAACGAATACCTTGTCGGGACCGGTTTCGCAGGAACATGGACACTCGGCCATTCTCTACGGAAGGTGGGCGCCACACAAGATTTCTACAAGATGCTACTGCAAACCCGAGTGCCCTCTTGGCTGTACCAGGTGGTTCAAGGGGCAACGACAACATGGGAGAGGTGGGATAGTCTCTTGCCCGACGGGAGTGTCAACGGCTGTGGAATGACGAGCTTCAACCATTACGCGTTCGGATCCGTAGCAGACTGGATCCATGGAACAGTTGGTGGGCTAAGGCAGGGTTGTCCGGGGTGGAAGGAGGCGATAGTTGCACCAGTACCAGGGGGAATTGTCATGAGCGCTGAGACAAGATATGTAAGTGGATATGGGACTGTCGATGTGCAGTGGTGGATAGAGGAAGGGGAGGAAGCGGCTGGAAGAAAGGGATTTCACTTGAAGGTAACTATTCCTCCAAACTCGAAGGCTCGGGTGGTCATGCCAGGTGGAGGTGAGACTTTTGAGATTGGCTCTGGTTTCTACGAGTTCCATGACCCTCACTATTCCCTGAGTAAGGGTGATCAGAGTTGA
- a CDS encoding MFS domain-containing protein — protein MADRERMHELIRDSPPWYKVPSLIKLYLLLIAPLLTSAAVGFDNSLTNGLQSIDAFMDEFGHPTGSRLGFFGASVSVGGIVGCLICGPLVEYFGRRPLCSAGAVMVVGIAIMQTWATNFEMFVGGKVLIGLGVVLQQAAAPVLVSELAHPKQRVSITAFYNTNIFIGLIIGGWATFGTYPIESNWSWRLPCILQAIIPTYQAIMVWFCPESPRWLISKGRVEEARKILIKWHGDGVETELVRLELQEIIAGIEADQTQIKLNWDGLKSVVGTKGNRHRLWICMWTAIGSQSIGGGYTANYLPLILDQIGMRTQSQKTLINALLNVWNWIVAFIAAMIIPKVGRRTIFLISALGTNVTFIIWTALSAEYDKNPKLGFGIGVLVMIFSGSFFACLCWIPLVIAYPIEAVTTKQRSIYFSITLLTINLTAFINSYLSPIGIGAIGWRYYLPCVFWNLILLLIIYFTFVETTGMTLEEIATVFDGYEAFENAAAAVGEDLNMKNGEVVELAPTASHKDKV, from the coding sequence atggctgaCCGGGAGCGTATGCATGAGCTCATCCGAGACTCTCCGCCTTGGTACAAAGTACCCAGTCTGATCAAGCTCTACCTTCTTCTCATTGCGCCCCTCCTCACTTCAGCGGCGGTGGGATTCGACAACAGCTTGACCAATGGACTCCAATCCATTGATGCTTTTATGGATGAGTTTGGCCATCCCACTGGCTCGAGACTTGGCTTCTTCGGTGCCTCTGTGTCCGTTGGTGGTATCGTGGGCTGCCTTATATGCGGCCCGTTGGTCGAGTACTTTGGTAGACGACCACTGTGCTCCGCCGGCGCCGTTATGGTTGTGGGCATTGCTATTATGCAGACCTGGGCCACCAACTTTGAGATGTTTGTCGGCGGCAAGGTGCTCATCGGACTGGGCGTTGTCCTTCAACAAGCAGCAGCGCCAGTTCTTGTATCTGAGCTCGCGCATCCCAAGCAACGAGTCTCAATTACCGCATTCTACAACACAAACATCTTTATCGGTCTAATCATCGGAGGCTGGGCTACGTTTGGCACTTATCCGATAGAGTCGAATTGGTCTTGGAGGCTTCCTTGCATTCTTCAGGCCATCATTCCCACTTACCAGGCTATCATGGTTTGGTTCTGCCCTGAAAGTCCCAGATGGCTCATCTCCAAGGGTCGTGTCGAGGAAGCCCGCAAGATTCTCATCAAGTGGCACGGAGACGGTGTTGAGACCGAGCTCGTTCGCCTGGAGTTACAGGAGATTATCGCTGGCATTGAGGCGGATCAGACGCAGATCAAGCTCAACTGGGATGGCCTCAAGAGCGTTGTCGGTACCAAAGGAAACCGTCATCGTCTTTGGATTTGTATGTGGACAGCCATCGGTTCACAGTCGATCGGAGGTGGTTATACTGCCAACTACCTCCCTCTTATTCTCGATCAAATCGGTATGAGGACCCAGTCTCAGAAGACTCTGATCAACGCCCTCCTCAACGTTTGGAACTGGATCGTTGCCTTTATCGCGGCTATGATCATCCCCAAGGTCGGACGACGAACCATTTTTCTTATCTCGGCCCTTGGAACCAACGTCACCTTTATCATCTGGACTGCTTTGTCCGCCGAGTATGACAAGAACCCGAAGCTCGGCTTTGGTATTGGAGTTCTCGTCATGATATTCTCTGGAAGCTTCTTCGCCTGCCTATGCTGGATTCCGCTGGTCATCGCCTATCCCATTGAAGCTGTCACCACCAAGCAGCGCAGTATCTACTTTTCCATCACCTTGCTCACAATCAACCTTACTGCCTTCATCAACAGTTATCTTAGCCCCATCGGTATCGGCGCGATTGGGTGGCGATATTACCTCCCATGCGTCTTTTGGAACCTGATCCTTTTGCTCATCATCTATTTCACCTTTGTGGAGACTACTGGCATGACTCTGGAGGAAATTGCCACTGTTTTCGATGGTTATGAGGCTTTTGagaatgctgctgctgccgttgGGGAGGATCTGAACATGAAGAATGGCGAGGTTGTTGAACTTGCCCCGACTGCGTCTCATAAGGACAAGGTTTGA
- a CDS encoding Epimerase domain-containing protein produces MVLFNIPKPAVPHGGWVVVTGVSGLVGSHVADQALRVGFRVRRTTRSTEKNAWVKEHFQSRYGVENFELFEVPDMVAKGAFENVVAENVVDVAINGIKAAAKESSTKCFIYTSSSFAATFLSPDKRLAITTKTFNDGAVRKANLPGPEGDVVYAASKVEAERRIMAWVKKNKPNLVKALCGADYDVDLKIPAQHFVNVQDDARLHCVALAHLSLESERIFAVAGPVKSNAIINILRRQFPQKGYKHVLDDENDLAVDEPAQRAEELLVEVYGTGFASLEESVSANTAELVN; encoded by the exons atggtTCTTTTCAACATCCCCAAGCCTGCTGTTCCCCATGGTGGCTGGGTTGTCGTCACTGGTGTCAGTGGTCTCGTTGGCTCACACGTTGCGGACCAAGCCCTCCGCGTCGGCTTCAGGGTCCGCAGGACTACCCGGAGTACCGAGAAGAACGCATGGGTAAAGGAGCACTTCCAGAGCCGTTATGGAGTGGAGAACTTTGAACTATTTGAGGTGCCAGACATGGTTGCCAAGGGCGCCTTTGAGAATGTGGTCGCAG AAAACGTCGTGGATGTAgccatcaacggcatcaaaGCTGCAGCGAAGGAGTCAAGCACAAAATGCTTTATCTACACGTCTTCCTCTTTTGCGGCCACATTTCTGAGTCCGGATAAAAGACTCGCCATCACTACCAAAACTTTCAACGACGGAGCTGTCAGAAAGGCGAATCTACCGGGTCCTGAGGGAGATGTTGTCTACGCGGCCAGTAAAGTTGAAGCTGAGCGACGAATTATGGCTTgggtcaagaagaacaagcctAACTTG GTCAAGGCCCTTTGCGGAGCAGACTACGACGTCGACCTCAAGATCCCTGCTCAGCACTTTGTCAACGTACAGGATGACGCGCGGCTACATTGTGTCGCTCTGGCTCATCTTTCACTAGAGTCTGAACGCATCTTTGCGGTGGCTGGGCCTGTGAAGTCaaatgccatcatcaacattcTCAGGAGGCAATTCCCCCAGAAAGGATACAAGCACGTTTTAGATGATGAGAATGATCTGGCAGTTGATGAGCCAGCCCAGCGGGCGGAGGAGCTACTTGTTGAGGTGTATGGCACTGGGTTTGCCAGCTTGGAAGAGAGCGTCTCGGCTAATACTGCCGAGTTGGTGAATTGA